In Blastocatellia bacterium, the following are encoded in one genomic region:
- a CDS encoding tetratricopeptide repeat protein, with amino-acid sequence MGFTESLQNLLGSKPPRADATACPTESDILNYTENRLPAALRDRLEQHFAGCEDCRELLVVLARFPEAELAELPPPSSTEVQQQTARVLQMIEASEGRNAAPVTGKKTDPAPRRGWAYRFRMPLAAAAMIICAVIVGGIYLMMRSQPASDAARQSLAQAMKGERRSATRFSGGFDYSPYVATRGSNDSPDFYLNRALGELRAAESADASTEMRQMLARAYLAFDRPEQARQAQAILTSLRARGVETAELFNDLGVAQFQLQSYDAAIDSFSRALEITPAYSEALFNRALAYESAVRYSEARRDWQQFLGSATDANWKAEAERHLAALFSTSTLFPPQTKIDGCSCSSAYTS; translated from the coding sequence ATGGGCTTTACCGAATCATTGCAAAACTTGCTTGGCAGCAAGCCACCGCGCGCCGACGCCACTGCCTGCCCGACCGAATCCGACATCCTCAATTACACCGAAAACCGATTGCCCGCCGCCTTGCGGGACCGCCTGGAACAGCATTTTGCCGGGTGCGAGGATTGCCGTGAACTGCTCGTCGTGCTGGCGCGCTTTCCTGAAGCTGAGCTGGCCGAGCTGCCGCCGCCGTCGAGCACCGAGGTTCAACAGCAGACGGCGCGAGTGTTGCAAATGATCGAAGCGAGCGAAGGCCGCAACGCCGCGCCCGTCACGGGTAAAAAAACCGACCCCGCGCCGCGTCGCGGCTGGGCTTATCGCTTTCGGATGCCGCTTGCCGCCGCGGCCATGATCATCTGTGCAGTGATTGTAGGCGGCATCTACTTAATGATGCGTAGCCAGCCGGCGAGCGACGCGGCGCGGCAATCGCTGGCCCAGGCGATGAAAGGCGAACGGCGCAGCGCCACTCGCTTTTCGGGTGGTTTTGATTACTCGCCCTATGTGGCGACGCGCGGCAGCAACGACTCGCCCGACTTTTATTTGAATCGCGCCCTGGGCGAATTGCGCGCCGCTGAAAGCGCCGATGCCTCTACCGAGATGCGGCAGATGCTCGCGCGCGCCTACCTCGCCTTTGACCGCCCTGAACAGGCGCGGCAGGCGCAGGCGATCCTGACATCGTTGCGGGCGCGCGGCGTCGAGACCGCCGAACTCTTCAATGATCTCGGCGTGGCGCAGTTTCAGCTACAGAGTTATGACGCGGCGATTGACAGTTTCAGCCGCGCGCTAGAGATCACGCCCGCCTACAGCGAGGCGCTGTTCAACCGTGCCCTCGCCTACGAGAGTGCCGTGCGCTACAGTGAAGCGCGGCGCGACTGGCAACAGTTCCTCGGCTCGGCAACCGACGCGAACTGGAAGGCCGAAGCCGAACGCCACCTGGCGGCGCTTTTCAGCACCTCGACCCTCTTTCCACCGCAGACGAAAATTGATGGCTGTTCATGTAGCAGTGCCTATACCTCCTAA
- a CDS encoding PP0621 family protein, which translates to MLFRFIFYCVLAYLAWRFVRWLVTPSPARASRGGRGARAASMVRCESCGMFITQSSALAVGGRDFCSRQCLEQKARRA; encoded by the coding sequence ATGTTATTTAGATTCATTTTTTACTGCGTTCTTGCTTACCTGGCCTGGCGCTTTGTGCGCTGGCTGGTGACGCCGTCGCCGGCGCGCGCCAGCCGTGGCGGGCGTGGGGCGCGGGCCGCCTCGATGGTGCGTTGTGAGAGTTGCGGGATGTTTATTACCCAAAGCAGTGCCCTGGCCGTTGGCGGACGCGATTTCTGCTCGCGTCAATGCCTGGAGCAAAAGGCGCGGCGGGCCTGA
- a CDS encoding PQQ-binding-like beta-propeller repeat protein → MRFNQKLATLIACLLLLSFVVVQASDRQAKLGARRAVALPRTMILDEFAQPLIASSGKVGFVSSVTAGAVVCFNVASGRVMSSLVVGESVGPLSLVETAGRRLLAAPSANDPADGHPATISIIDATRAKQLELQALLVLPGKATLTQATRALLTSDGKLCLIASSGEEQALFAFDVETGQVIAQAKLDGKPSEVALFDDGKTRRVAVASVAANTLSLFNLDGQGALAQVGTFSPSGGRFDEANNPAFSGDGRMVYIAAAEGEQVFALDSDSGILLDAIAASSPHRLTTARAAEGRELLAVTNLRREGSDKRGGVTILKSQHARLFAQSEFAPPEGIEFSRANNVAFTSDASVAFVTSATGVLFAFNTETGELESYQAIGSELRRLALSEKTQTVAAVHSSQGGDEIIVINFDLIKPDTPDPNAPLIESLRPAEVEQGRLKNLQLVVAGQRLGDGASILVNGVEMAAEVAQNGRALEARLPRSLFDEVKSISIQVKGANGTLSAPHELRVVRPGAPILDDVRPAEVAGPSAPFVLKVTGRNFRASSTIFVAGRALDTQQVNAGTLQALVPADLLQSPGELRVLVRDLAVSDLVSANNKDLLIYGPRITELAPVNSNVVAGDGAFGLRIRGANFRNGAAVEINGQALPASAFHLTGRSLINVRVPQQFTQEAGKLAVTVRNPEGAASDAATIDVHAPQIVSFAQKQVMAGTVKARVDIRGKDFRRGARVYVGNGRDFNLQLARPQVRFRDRTHLVITLKDELKKLLEQPGQLEFNVVNPNSGDGVTSQKAALNVVGPVVAGVQFEALAENARQVRLVIAGANFRRGALVEFVKGDAVVRQAMPESLRADRATVVISSRVLEALGDYTLRVVNPGQVASAPYRPDGSAAVAGSNDE, encoded by the coding sequence GTGAGATTCAATCAAAAACTTGCGACCCTGATTGCGTGCCTGCTCTTGTTGAGCTTCGTCGTCGTGCAGGCGAGCGACCGCCAGGCCAAACTCGGCGCGCGCCGCGCCGTGGCGCTGCCGCGGACGATGATCCTCGACGAGTTCGCGCAGCCGCTGATCGCCAGTAGCGGCAAGGTCGGCTTCGTTTCGTCGGTAACGGCGGGCGCGGTCGTCTGCTTCAACGTGGCGTCAGGGCGCGTGATGTCGTCTCTGGTTGTCGGCGAATCGGTCGGCCCGCTTTCGCTGGTCGAAACCGCGGGCCGCCGCCTGCTCGCCGCGCCATCTGCGAATGATCCTGCGGACGGCCACCCCGCGACCATCAGCATCATCGACGCCACGCGCGCCAAACAGCTTGAGCTGCAAGCGCTGCTCGTCCTGCCCGGTAAGGCCACCTTGACGCAGGCGACGCGCGCCCTGCTGACCAGCGACGGCAAGCTCTGCCTGATCGCTTCAAGCGGCGAAGAACAAGCGCTCTTTGCCTTCGACGTAGAGACAGGGCAGGTGATCGCGCAAGCGAAGCTCGACGGCAAGCCATCGGAAGTCGCTCTGTTCGATGATGGCAAGACGCGCCGAGTGGCGGTCGCAAGCGTCGCGGCAAATACCTTGTCGCTGTTCAACCTTGACGGGCAAGGGGCGCTCGCGCAGGTCGGGACGTTTTCGCCGTCCGGCGGGCGCTTTGACGAAGCCAACAACCCGGCTTTCAGCGGCGACGGACGCATGGTTTATATTGCTGCCGCCGAGGGCGAGCAGGTCTTTGCGCTCGATAGCGACAGCGGCATCCTGCTCGACGCCATCGCCGCAAGCTCGCCGCACCGCCTGACGACGGCGCGCGCCGCCGAGGGCCGCGAGCTGCTGGCCGTCACCAACCTGCGCCGCGAGGGGAGCGACAAGCGCGGCGGAGTCACCATCCTCAAGAGCCAGCACGCACGCCTGTTCGCGCAATCGGAGTTTGCGCCACCCGAGGGCATTGAATTTTCGCGCGCCAACAACGTTGCCTTCACCTCCGACGCCTCGGTGGCGTTTGTAACCTCGGCTACGGGTGTGCTGTTCGCCTTCAACACCGAGACCGGCGAGCTGGAGTCTTACCAGGCTATCGGCAGCGAGCTGCGCCGCCTGGCCTTGAGCGAAAAGACGCAGACGGTCGCGGCGGTTCACTCGTCGCAGGGCGGCGACGAGATCATCGTCATCAACTTCGACCTGATCAAGCCCGACACCCCCGACCCGAACGCGCCGCTGATCGAATCCTTGCGGCCTGCCGAAGTCGAGCAGGGGCGTTTAAAGAATCTGCAACTCGTCGTCGCCGGACAGCGGCTCGGCGATGGCGCTTCGATCCTCGTCAACGGTGTCGAGATGGCGGCTGAAGTTGCGCAGAACGGTCGCGCCCTGGAAGCCCGCCTGCCGCGCTCTCTGTTTGACGAAGTCAAAAGCATCAGCATTCAAGTCAAAGGCGCGAACGGCACGCTCTCCGCGCCGCATGAATTGCGCGTGGTGCGGCCCGGCGCGCCCATTCTCGACGACGTTCGTCCGGCGGAAGTCGCCGGGCCGAGCGCCCCTTTTGTGCTGAAAGTTACAGGCCGAAACTTTCGCGCCAGCTCGACCATCTTCGTTGCCGGACGTGCCCTCGACACCCAGCAGGTGAATGCCGGCACGCTTCAGGCGCTGGTGCCTGCCGACCTATTGCAGTCGCCGGGAGAGTTGAGAGTCCTGGTGCGCGATCTGGCGGTCTCTGATCTGGTATCGGCGAACAATAAAGACCTGTTGATTTACGGGCCGCGCATCACGGAATTGGCACCGGTGAACAGTAACGTGGTTGCCGGCGACGGCGCGTTCGGCTTGCGGATTCGCGGCGCAAACTTCCGCAACGGGGCGGCGGTCGAAATCAATGGCCAGGCGCTGCCCGCCAGTGCCTTTCACCTGACCGGGCGCTCGCTGATCAACGTTCGCGTTCCCCAACAGTTCACGCAGGAGGCGGGCAAGCTCGCCGTGACGGTGCGCAACCCGGAAGGCGCGGCAAGCGACGCGGCGACGATTGACGTGCATGCGCCGCAGATCGTCAGCTTCGCGCAGAAACAAGTGATGGCGGGAACCGTGAAGGCGCGCGTAGATATTCGCGGCAAGGATTTTCGGCGTGGCGCGCGCGTCTATGTCGGCAACGGGCGCGACTTCAACCTGCAACTAGCGCGACCGCAGGTGCGCTTCCGCGACCGCACACATCTGGTCATCACGCTGAAGGACGAATTGAAGAAATTGCTCGAACAGCCGGGCCAGCTCGAATTCAATGTGGTCAATCCAAATAGCGGCGACGGCGTCACCTCGCAAAAGGCGGCACTCAACGTCGTCGGGCCGGTGGTCGCCGGTGTGCAGTTCGAAGCGCTTGCTGAAAACGCTCGACAGGTGCGGCTAGTGATTGCCGGCGCAAACTTCCGGCGCGGCGCGCTGGTCGAGTTCGTCAAAGGTGATGCGGTGGTGCGACAGGCGATGCCCGAATCGCTGCGCGCCGACCGCGCCACGGTGGTCATCTCGTCGCGTGTGCTTGAGGCGCTCGGCGATTATACCTTGCGCGTCGTCAATCCCGGTCAGGTGGCGTCCGCGCCATACCGCCCGGACGGGAGCGCGGCGGTCGCCGGCAGCAACGACGAGTGA
- a CDS encoding rhodanese-related (seleno)protein, giving the protein MQPITPTPQAAEHKVEGEVPRITVEELKARLAKNAPVFIIDSRSQGSYDNSEMKIKGAVRIPMDEIEARLSEIPRNREIVIYCTUPSEHTSARVAQMLLDKGYKQVSALKGGWDAWVEAAGPAEPKDKPKQ; this is encoded by the coding sequence ATGCAGCCCATCACGCCGACGCCGCAGGCCGCCGAACATAAGGTCGAAGGCGAAGTCCCGCGCATCACGGTCGAGGAGCTGAAAGCCAGGCTCGCCAAAAACGCGCCGGTCTTCATCATTGACTCGCGCAGTCAGGGCTCGTACGACAACAGTGAGATGAAGATCAAAGGCGCGGTGCGCATCCCGATGGATGAGATCGAGGCGCGATTGAGCGAGATTCCACGCAACCGCGAGATCGTCATCTACTGTACCTGACCGAGCGAACACACTAGCGCCCGTGTGGCGCAGATGCTCCTCGACAAAGGCTACAAGCAGGTAAGCGCTCTGAAAGGCGGGTGGGATGCGTGGGTCGAGGCCGCCGGCCCCGCCGAACCGAAAGACAAACCGAAGCAGTAA
- a CDS encoding cupin domain-containing protein: MIVNNRHRASVIKTRHGSEIRPLVDRTTSAITRCSLAEEVLLPGQAVTPHRHREIEEIYYIVEGRGVMTVGDEQQEVAAGDAIYVPRHQRHTLNNTGTEPIRLLLVCGPAFFYEDEVLDKNEDTNEEANE, encoded by the coding sequence ATGATCGTCAACAACCGCCATCGCGCCAGCGTCATCAAGACCCGCCACGGGTCAGAGATTCGTCCGCTCGTTGACCGCACGACGAGCGCCATCACCCGGTGCAGCCTCGCCGAAGAAGTGCTATTGCCCGGCCAGGCGGTAACACCGCACCGCCACCGCGAGATCGAAGAGATTTACTACATCGTCGAAGGTCGCGGCGTGATGACGGTCGGCGACGAACAGCAAGAGGTCGCGGCGGGCGACGCTATCTATGTGCCGCGCCACCAGCGCCACACGCTCAACAACACCGGCACCGAGCCGATCCGCCTGTTGCTGGTCTGCGGCCCCGCCTTCTTTTATGAAGATGAAGTTCTGGATAAAAACGAAGACACGAACGAGGAGGCGAACGAGTGA
- the thiL gene encoding thiamine-phosphate kinase — protein sequence MITSLAMPGEREIIARLRARARAAAGVSLGIGDDAAVLQIGGAHELLACSDLLAEGVHFRRDWSPPRLLGQKALAVTLSDIAAMGGAARYAMVSIALPSTLSPLFIEALFDGLMAYAEQSGVAIIGGDTSSSVDSLFIDTIALGECGIGRAVRRSGAQAGDLIYVTGALGASIAGLLLLERGHRLTDDAADDEGDMSAARAAAMLKHLGPAPQLALGRMLGERGLATAMIDVSDGLSTDLAHILDESGCGAILRAGSIPIAGAATSLAVELASEPLRLALHGGEDYELLFTARPEEHAHISNLSSEVAVPITAIGEITAGGGLRLERDGRLEALRPAGYEHQI from the coding sequence GTGATAACATCCTTGGCCATGCCCGGCGAACGTGAAATCATCGCCCGCTTACGCGCCCGCGCGCGCGCCGCCGCGGGCGTTAGCCTCGGCATCGGCGACGACGCGGCGGTCTTGCAGATCGGCGGCGCGCACGAGCTGTTAGCCTGTTCCGACTTGCTGGCCGAAGGCGTCCATTTCCGCCGTGACTGGTCGCCGCCGCGACTGTTGGGACAGAAGGCGCTGGCGGTGACTCTGAGCGACATCGCGGCCATGGGCGGCGCGGCGCGTTACGCGATGGTGAGCATCGCGCTGCCCTCCACGCTATCGCCCTTGTTCATCGAAGCGCTATTCGATGGCCTGATGGCTTATGCGGAACAGAGCGGCGTGGCGATCATCGGCGGCGACACCTCAAGCTCGGTTGATTCACTCTTCATTGATACGATTGCGCTCGGCGAGTGCGGCATAGGGCGAGCCGTCCGTCGGAGCGGCGCGCAAGCCGGCGATCTCATTTATGTGACCGGCGCGCTTGGCGCGTCAATAGCAGGGCTGTTGCTACTGGAGCGCGGCCATCGCCTGACAGATGATGCTGCCGATGACGAAGGCGATATGAGTGCGGCGCGCGCCGCAGCTATGCTGAAACATCTCGGCCCCGCGCCGCAGCTCGCGCTAGGCCGCATGCTCGGCGAGCGCGGATTGGCGACGGCGATGATTGACGTCAGCGATGGCCTTAGCACAGACCTCGCGCATATTCTCGACGAAAGCGGTTGCGGAGCAATCCTCAGAGCCGGGTCCATTCCGATTGCCGGTGCGGCGACTTCGCTTGCCGTTGAGCTAGCGAGCGAACCGCTACGGCTGGCCTTGCATGGCGGCGAAGACTACGAGCTGTTATTCACCGCGCGTCCCGAAGAGCATGCGCATATCAGCAACCTGTCGAGCGAAGTGGCGGTGCCGATCACGGCGATTGGCGAGATTACTGCGGGCGGCGGGCTACGACTGGAACGCGATGGCCGGCTCGAAGCACTGCGCCCTGCGGGATACGAGCATCAGATTTGA